In the Cylindrospermopsis raciborskii Cr2010 genome, ATAGTGGGGGGGTTAGGGGGGTTATCTCCACTTTCCACTGGCACAGCTCTCACCATGCTAGGATGCCAACCGGCTGATACAGCTATAAAAGTAGCTAAAACTGTTGCTGAAAATTTCATAATATCCTGTTATTTTTTACCAAAGAAGTGTGAAAAGTTCTGAGTTTTCTATCACAGACCACCTGTATTGGGTCTGGGAGTTTTGCGGGTTCTGGGTGTTTGTTGAGGCAAGCGCTTGGCTGCTTTGGAGATAACTTCACCTAGGTTTACTGTGGCACGAGAACGACCTCTTGTTTCAGTAATAACCCCTGCACTGGAACCTCTAATACTAATTTGAGTCAGGGTTTCTAAAACCCTATTAGGGTCTTTGGCATTTTCGGGTTTCAGGGCAAACAGGGTATTGTTACCATCACAACCTCCTGTGTCCTTTAAAGAAAGTGCGCAAATAACAGTTTTGTCACCGACTTCTCCCCAGGTTAAAACTACGTCGTAAAGATTGCCAGCGCTATCTTCTACGGCTTGGTTGAGATTGGCTGTGACGATTTCACAACGGCTCTTGGGATTATAGTTTTCGCCAAAGGACTGTGCTCCTTTTTTTGTCCACACAATTATGGGAATTGGTCTACCACCAGGGCGCTGTCCAACTGTGGCCCAGTTACCACCTTGAGCTACGCAAGCAAATCTCGTCCCATTGTATTGACTGGGATCGCTCGGATCAAAGAATGCGTCATCAGATGATTGGGCTTTTAATTGACCATGTCCTAAACCCAAAATGCTTGATAGGGTTAGGGTGGCTACTAAACACGTGGTTGAGAATTTGCTACTCATCATATTTCCATACCTCCTTATTTTTTGCTGATGGCGCGTGGAAAGTTTTGGTTATTCCCCACGCGTTCGACACTTTTGCAATATTTGCCAGTCCTTAAACAGAACCTTTAGTTGATCTGGGAGTTTTGCGGGTTCTGGGTGTTTGTTGAGGCAATCGCTTGGCTGCTTGCGATACAACCCTACCTAAGTTTACACTTAAACGACCTCTTGGTTTAGTTTCACTAACAACCCCTGCACTAGAGCCTTTAATACTAATTTGAGTCAGGGTTTCTAAAACCTTATTAGGGTCTTTGGCATTTTCAGGTTTCAGAGCAAACAGAGTATTGCTACCATCACAACCTCCTTCGTCTTTTAAAGAAAGTGCGCAAATCACAGTTTTGCCATCATCAAGTTTACCCCAGGTTAGGACTACGTCGTAAAGATTGCCAGCGCTATCTTCTACCGCTTGGTTGAGATTGGCTGTAACGATTTCACAACGGCTCTTAGGATTATAATTTTCGCCAAAGGACTGTGCTCCTTGTTTTGTCCACACAATTATGGGAATTGGTCTACCACCAGGGCGCTGTCCAACTGTGGCCCAGTTACTACCTTGGGCTACACAGGTAAATTTAGTTCCGTTGTATTGACTGCGATCGCTCGGATCAAAGAATGAGTCATCTGATGATTGGGCTTTTAATTGACCATGTCCTAAACCCAAAATGCCTGATAGGGCTAGGGTACCTACTAAAAACGCGGCTGAGAATTTGCTGTTCATAATTTCCCCTTGATCTAGTGTTGGTTTTAATGGTGAGATCTTGCTGGAGCAAAATCTACAGGTTACCTGGTTTGGTGGGACGCGGGCCAGTTCTTAAAGCTCTGAGTGTGCCGGTAGTAGGATTGTACTCATAAGCCTTAGCGGTTAAGTCTGGGTGGGGACTGACACAATATTGTTTATCACCTATAAAGATGCCAATTACTGGAGTAGAGCTGCAGGAAACAGCTGTTAATTGCCATTTTCTTAACAGGGCTAAATTCGGGTCGTTGGATGATACTGGTTTCCTGTTCCCTGTAATTTGGATTCCATCTATTTCTACTTCACCTAAAATCCCTGAGTCATCGATAGTATTGCCTAATGCGGAAATGGCAACACCAGTTGTGGCGGCGTTATAAATGTTGTAACGACCATTGTTGACGATGACATTGCCACCTGGATTACTACGAGTACCTAGATCGGGGGAAGAATTAAGAGTGATGACTATGCCATCCCGTTCGTTATCCTTAACCACATTGCTGCGTAACAAGGGTTGAGCTGAATCGGTGATAACTATTCCGTCTCTATTATTGGTGATCTGATTTTTGGTCAAGACTGGTTTGGAATCGTCATTAATGCTTAATCCAAAGCCACTCTTCTCAAATACATTATTGCTGATTTTCCCCTTGCTGGATTTGGTTATGGAAATACCATTGCCATTGTTTGCTGTAAATTGGTTGTTCTCAATGGTAGGATCCCCACCAGCTGTGACAAATATCCCCTCTCGCAAACTCTGAGCAAATGTGCTATTTTTAATAACGGGGTTAGTGGACTCTACCCATACACCTGTTCCTCGGTCATTTCTGTTGGTCACGGTTACACCATTAATTGTGCTGTCTTGTTCCGCCAGAATAGTTACATTTTGTCTGGCAAAACTACGACTGTTGTGGTCACCACCACCGGAAATAACTACGGTCTTTCCTTTAGTCGATTCATCACCACGCAAGGTGATTCCTTGTTTAAGTTTGATGGGGAAGGACTCATTAGTGTAACTACCGGGAGCTAACTGAATTATGGTTCCCGGTTGGGCTTGCTCTAAGGCAAAGGTGATGGTTTTATAGGGATTGGTGACGGAGTTGCCAGTGCTGACAATGTTGACACCACTAATGGGATCCACATAGATAACTGGCGCCACTGAAGGCAATTGAGCGCCCACGGGAAGTGTAACTGACAAAGATCCGCAGATGGACGCCATAACTACGGAAGATTTTAGATGTGATTTTGATATAATGTTCATAATGTTCCTAAATGACTCCCTAATTTTGTTGTGTACATCCTAGAGAAAATTGACTAGGGTGGAATTGTGAAAGTTCCCGATGCTGATAACTTCCAATACAGATTGACTTCTCCTGGCTGTTACCAACTCACAGAGTACCTTTAGTGGGTCTATTTACGGGAGTTGTGCGAGTTTTGGGTGTTTCTTGGGGCAATCGCTTGGCTGCTTGTGAGACAACTTTACCCAGGTTTACACTTAAACGACTTGTTGTTTCACGAACAGTCCCTGCACTAGAACCTTTAATGCTAATTTGAGTCAGGGTTTCTAAAACCTTATTAGGGTCTTTGGCATTTTCAGGTTTCAGAGCGAACAGGGTATTGTTACCATCACAACCTCCTTCATCCTTTAAAGAAAGTGCGCAAATAACAGTCTTGCCATCGTCAAGTTTACCCCAGGTTAGGACTACGTCGTAAAGCTTGCCAGCACTGTCTTCTACCGCTTGGTTGAGGTTGGCTGTGACGATTTCACAACGGCTCTTGGGATTATAATTTTCGCCAAAGGACTGTGCTCCTTTTTTTGTCCACATAATTATGGGAATTGGTCTACCACCAGGGCGCTGTCCAACGGTGGACCAGTCGCTACCTTGGGCTACACAGGTAAATTTAGTTCCGTTGTATTGACTGGGATCGCTCGGATCAAAAAATGCGTCATCTGATGATTGGGCTTTTAATTGACCATGTCCTAAACCCAAAATGCCTGATAGGGCTAGGGTTGCTACTAAAACTGTGGACGGGAATTTGCCGTTCATAAATATCTCCTAATTTTATTCCGTATATCCTAGCAAGAAACCGCTAGGATTTAAGTATGAAAATGCCTAAAGCCGATAATTTTTACTGACCCAACTGCACATTATTATATACTCGTGGTCTAACCTTCACTACAAAGGCACCTCTTATATTCACCGAACCTGCTCAGGGAGATGACAAGGACTTATCACCTACAAACAAAAAGTCTTTTAACTAGCATATAATATTGTGCTATGCGTGAATTTACTCCGTCAATAGTAAAAAGTAGAAAATGCTAAATTTTCTACTTCGGCAAAAAACACGATCGGTGTTCAGGTTGATATTATTAATAGTTAAGGGTTTGCTCCCCTGGTGAGCTAGAATCAGAATTTAATTTGCTGTAAATGAGCACGAGGATCATAACTACGGATAGCACGCAGTTTCTCGTAATATTCCCGCTCTTGGGGAGTCAGGTCTTTAGGGGGTACAACGGCAACTTTTACCAACTGGTCACCACGACCGCCCTTGGGTAAGGGCCATCCCTTGCCGCGTAAGCGCAGGGACTGACCAGAACGCACTCCTGCGGGTAATTTTACGCTTGCATGACCATCAGGTGTGGGAACCTGGATAGTCGCACCTAAAGCTGCTTCATCTGGTGCGATTGGCACTTCGCAAATTAGTTGGTCACCTTCAAGTTGAAAAAATGAATGGGGTGATAGTTCTGTTTTTAAATATAAATCTCCCCTTTGTCCAGTCTTAGGGTTAACTGCACCTTTACCTCTCACCCGTAAACGAGTGCCAGTTTTTGCTCCTGCGGGAATACGCACTTCAATGGTTTCATTTCCTAAACTGAATCGTTTTTGCACTCCTGTAAATGCCTCTGCGAAGCTTAGGGTAATGACAAATTCACTATCTTGGGCACCCATATTCGGAAACCCAAAGTCTCCAAAACCACCAAAACCACCCGGTCTACCACCGGAGCGAGAAGAAGTTGAACTGCGAGGTCCTACCCCACCAAATAAATCATTGAGGAAATCATTAAAACTACCGTATTGACCAAAGTCAAAACCACTCATATCTACTCCCGCACCACCAGGAAAACCACCTTCTCCCACTTGTTTCCAATATTGACCATATTGGTCATATTTTTTCCGTTTATCTGGATCCGAGAGAACTTCATAGGCTTCATTAATCTCTTTGAATCTTGCTTCAGCTTGTTTGTTTCCAGGATTAAGGTCGGGGTGGTATTTACGAGCTAGTTTGCGAAAAGCTTGTTTAATTTCTTCTGGACTGGCAGTTTTACTGATTCCTAAAATTGAATAATAGTCTTTAAAATCCGTTCCAGCCATCCACAAGCCTCCTGTTACAATATAGGCGAAATATAGGTTATGTTTTTTCTAGGATAAGATGATGATCCTAAACTAGCAAAGCATAGCAAAAATTCATTGTGGTTGTCGCTCATACATCCAGGGCAATTACCGTACTTTAAAGGTTAGGGAGATGATCCCCACAAGCTTGTGGGGATAAATTTGTGGGTTAGTTCCCTAACTAGATGATAGTTCCATCGGGAATAACAGCATTTTTTAAAACCACAACTATACCGCTACGGATGTAGAAACCTTGTTTTTCTCGCTCCGCTTCCTGAACGTTGTCTTTGTTGATTATCCTGACATTATGACCAATTCGGGCATTCTTGTCAATGATCGCTCGGCGAATAATTGTATCCGTACCAATACCTAAAGGAATGTCTCCTTTGTCTAGGTTACACACTCGTTCCACGGAAGGCTGATAAAAGTCTGAACCCATAATTAAAGATTCCTCAACTATGGAACCTGACTCTACACGCGATCGCACTCCCAATACTGAATGCTGAATGCGGCAGTTTTTCAAAATACAGCCTTCACCAATCATGGATTCTTTGATATCACAGTCCAATAATTTGGAAGGTGGTAGGTAGCGGGCGCGGGTATAAATGGGTGCTTCCTCATCATAGAAGCTAAAGGGAGGGACTGGTTGTTGGGTGAGGGCGAGGTTAGCATTGTAGAAGGCTTCAATGGTACCTATGTCTTCCCAGTAACCATCAAATAGATATGCTTGAACATTGTGATCTTTGGCAGCGTCGGGGATAATTTCTTTGCCAAAATCGGTTTTTTCTAAGGACTCCCTCAAAAGTTTAATGAGAACGTCTTTTTTAAAAACATAAATGCCCATGGATGCAATATAGGGCTGTGATCGGGCTTCTTCGCTGGTTAGACCCAAAACAGTGGTATCTACCTGCATTTTTGCCAGTGCTTCACCTTTGGGTTTCTCACTAAAGTCAATTACCCGACCAGCACTGTCAATTTTCATTAAACCAAAATCCGAGGCCCGACGACCATCTATGGGAATTACCGAAAGGGTAATATCAGCATTGGTTTCCCGATGGCGCTGAACAAATAAACGGTAATCCATCCGATATAGATGATCGCCAGAAAGAATTAGAAATTCATCTACATCCCACTCCTGTAACATCCAAATGTACTGACGCACAGCATCAGCGGTTCCCTGGAACCAATTGGGGTTTTCCGGAGTTTGTTGTGCTGCTAGTACCTCTACAAAACCATCGCTGAAGCCACTAAAATTGTAAGCACGAGCAATATGACGATTTAGGGACGCTGAGTTAAACTGTGTAAGAACATAAATTTTAAAAATCTCTGAATTTATACAGTTACTAACGGGGATATCTATTAACCGGTATTTACCAGCCACAGGTACTGCTGGTTTAGCCCTGAGCTTAGTCAGGGGGTACAGTCTTGTACCCGCTCCCCCACCTAGAATGATTGCTAAAACTCTTTTCACAAAATTTCTCCAGACTACCTTTCAACTCTCATCTTTAGTTTAGAACTATGGGTTACAAATGATAAGAGGGGGGGATCAAAGAATGTGAGCCAAGAATTTTCAGCAATTGATTCAGTGGGTGGGCTAGACGCGGGAAATAAGGCTAAAATGAGTGTAAACTTTCTTGATTATATCCCTTGTTTGGTGTTTACATGTATAAACTAGTTATATTCTTATTACTTCCAATAAGACGGGACTGATAATCATTTCTGAGCGAGCTTTTTCTGTGTTAATTGCAACTGCTAAATCAATACTTTCTGTCTGAGGATGTTCTGCTGGCTATTATATATACGGATTTTCTACATTAAGGTGAAGGTTTTTAAAAACAGGAGTATTACAACTACCTCTAAAGTGGGTTTGTTGGGTTTCGTTCCTCAACCCAACCTACATTAAGGTGAAGGTTTTTAAAAACAGGAGTATTATAACTACCTCTAAAGTGGGTTTGTTGGGTTTCGTTCCTCAACCCAACCTACATTAAGGTGAAGGTTTTTAAAAACAGGAGTATTACAACTACCTCTAAAGTGGGTTTGTTGGGTTTCGTTCCTCAACCCAACCTACGTTAAGGTGAAGGTTTTTAAAAACAGGAGTATTACAACTACCTCTATAGGAGTATTGGAACTACCTCTAAAGTTATGTGTTATGCTGCTGAAAATCTTCACTTTTTACCTGGATTTATGCAGATTCACACACCAGACTGGGTCAAGCACGCCATTTTCTATCAGATCTTCCCTGACAGATTTGCTAAGGGTAATCAATTTAAACCTAGCTTATTAAGTAATCCTCAATGGGAAGATTGGGATGCTTCCCCCACTTTACAAGGTTATAAGGGTGGAGACTTGTGGGGTGTTTTAGAAAAATTAGACCATATAGAAAACTTGGGAGTTAATGCTATTTACTTTACTCCTATTTTTCAGTCTGGGAGCAATCATCGTTATCATACCCACGACTACTATCAAGTGGATCCGTTATTAGGGGGAAATGGAGCTTTTAGAGAGTTGTTAAATGAGGCGCACAAACGCAATATAAAGATTGTGTTAGATGGGGTTTTTAATCATGCAAGTCGAGGGATTTTCTTCTTCCATGATATATTAGAAAATGGTCCAAATTCTCCCTGGGTAGACTGGTTTAAAATTCAGGACTGGCCACTTGCACCCTATACCAACGACGCACCAGCAAATTATGAAAGTTGGGCAGATATTCGTTCTTTACCAGTATTTAATCATGATCATCCAGATGTGCGGGAATATATTATGCAAATTGCCGAATATTGGATAAAATTTGGCATTGATGGATGGCGTTTAGATGTACCTGATGAAATTAAAACTCCTGGTTTTTGGCAGGAATTTCGAGAACGGGTGAAAGCAATTAATCCGGATGCTTATATTGTGGGAGAGGTGTGGGGTGATTCTCGTCAGTGGTTAGATGGCACCCAATTTGATGGAGTTATGAATTACTTATTTACAGGTCCTACTATTGCTTTTACTGTAGGAAATCGGATAGAATTGGAAATGATAGAAGGACGTGCTTATGAAGCTTTTCCACCTTTATCTGCAGCTGAGTATGCTGAGAAAATGCGGGAGTTATTAAACCTGTACCCGTGGGAAATTCAACTAACCCAACTAAATTTACTGGCAAGTCATGATACAGCCAGATTAATTTCTATTGCTGGTGGTGATATTACATCGGTTGAATTGGCAACCCTATTACTATTGACATTTCCTGGATCGCCCAGTATATATTATGGAGACGAAGTTGGCTTACCTGGTGGGTTGGACCCCGATTGTCGTCGAGGGTTTCCTATAATTGATAAATGGAACTTAGAAATCCTGAAAACTCATAAACAGTTAATTTCTTTGCGTCATCAATATGCTGCTTTAAGGATAGGAGATTATCAAGTTATTTATGCGGATACCACATTATATGTGTTTGTCAGGAGTTGGGAAGATCAGGAGTTAATGATTGCCATTAATATAGGAGAGGATGGAGTTAGAGCTAGTCTGGATAGCTATAAACCAGCCAAGTTGTTGTATGGTAATGGAGAAGTATTATGGAGTGGAGAGAAGATTGAGATCAATATTCCTGCACGCAGCGGGGCGATTTTTGGTTAGAGATAGGGGACTTCCATAAAGGAAGTTCTCTATTTATTAGTGATCGGTTAATGCACCACGAGTTACACCTAGTTGATTTTGTAATTTTAAGGTTTTCCAAACTTGTGAACCGGTGATTTCTCCTTGGATAAGTTGTTGGTAATAATTGATGGTTTGGGTAACCTGTTGTGGTGTTTCATGGAGAAATTCGATTCTAAAATTCTTCAACCCCACACTAATTAGTTTGTGTACATATTCTGCTCCAGTTTGTGCAGCACTGTTATATATAGTATTTCTACATCCTGTATCTGCTTTTACTATATGCTCGCTACCTACTCTATCTCGAATTTTTAATTCCTGTTTTTCACAAGGACGACCACAATTGGTGTAATCTGTTCCCTGGGAGAGAAAGGCACAAAATACACAGTGTTCTATATGGAACATGGGGATGTGTTGATGTATGGTCACCTCTAAAAATTGCGGTGTGTAAGTGGTGATTAAATCTATGAGTTGATTAATATTCAAGTCATAGGAAGCAGTTAGACGTTGTAGGTTAAATTGTTTTTGAAAATAGTCCGCACTCAAAGGGTTAGCGATATTTAAAGAAAAATCACCAATACACTGGGCGTCAGCGAAATATTCCAGGTGATCATAATTTCTAACTAGGTAACCATCTGCTTGGCATTCTTTTAGCTGTTTCAAAATCCAATTTTCTCCCGGTTTAGTAATACGAGGAGGTGCAATATATAGGTTCACAGATTTCTCGGTATCTCGACAGAGTTTTACTGCGGCTTGATATTTATGAGGATCTTCAAATTCACAATATATTGTTTCAATATTTGT is a window encoding:
- a CDS encoding COP23 domain-containing protein; amino-acid sequence: MSSKFSTTCLVATLTLSSILGLGHGQLKAQSSDDAFFDPSDPSQYNGTRFACVAQGGNWATVGQRPGGRPIPIIVWTKKGAQSFGENYNPKSRCEIVTANLNQAVEDSAGNLYDVVLTWGEVGDKTVICALSLKDTGGCDGNNTLFALKPENAKDPNRVLETLTQISIRGSSAGVITETRGRSRATVNLGEVISKAAKRLPQQTPRTRKTPRPNTGGL
- a CDS encoding COP23 domain-containing protein: MNSKFSAAFLVGTLALSGILGLGHGQLKAQSSDDSFFDPSDRSQYNGTKFTCVAQGSNWATVGQRPGGRPIPIIVWTKQGAQSFGENYNPKSRCEIVTANLNQAVEDSAGNLYDVVLTWGKLDDGKTVICALSLKDEGGCDGSNTLFALKPENAKDPNKVLETLTQISIKGSSAGVVSETKPRGRLSVNLGRVVSQAAKRLPQQTPRTRKTPRSTKGSV
- a CDS encoding DUF1565 domain-containing protein, yielding MNIISKSHLKSSVVMASICGSLSVTLPVGAQLPSVAPVIYVDPISGVNIVSTGNSVTNPYKTITFALEQAQPGTIIQLAPGSYTNESFPIKLKQGITLRGDESTKGKTVVISGGGDHNSRSFARQNVTILAEQDSTINGVTVTNRNDRGTGVWVESTNPVIKNSTFAQSLREGIFVTAGGDPTIENNQFTANNGNGISITKSSKGKISNNVFEKSGFGLSINDDSKPVLTKNQITNNRDGIVITDSAQPLLRSNVVKDNERDGIVITLNSSPDLGTRSNPGGNVIVNNGRYNIYNAATTGVAISALGNTIDDSGILGEVEIDGIQITGNRKPVSSNDPNLALLRKWQLTAVSCSSTPVIGIFIGDKQYCVSPHPDLTAKAYEYNPTTGTLRALRTGPRPTKPGNL
- a CDS encoding COP23 domain-containing protein is translated as MNGKFPSTVLVATLALSGILGLGHGQLKAQSSDDAFFDPSDPSQYNGTKFTCVAQGSDWSTVGQRPGGRPIPIIMWTKKGAQSFGENYNPKSRCEIVTANLNQAVEDSAGKLYDVVLTWGKLDDGKTVICALSLKDEGGCDGNNTLFALKPENAKDPNKVLETLTQISIKGSSAGTVRETTSRLSVNLGKVVSQAAKRLPQETPKTRTTPVNRPTKGTL
- a CDS encoding DnaJ C-terminal domain-containing protein, coding for MAGTDFKDYYSILGISKTASPEEIKQAFRKLARKYHPDLNPGNKQAEARFKEINEAYEVLSDPDKRKKYDQYGQYWKQVGEGGFPGGAGVDMSGFDFGQYGSFNDFLNDLFGGVGPRSSTSSRSGGRPGGFGGFGDFGFPNMGAQDSEFVITLSFAEAFTGVQKRFSLGNETIEVRIPAGAKTGTRLRVRGKGAVNPKTGQRGDLYLKTELSPHSFFQLEGDQLICEVPIAPDEAALGATIQVPTPDGHASVKLPAGVRSGQSLRLRGKGWPLPKGGRGDQLVKVAVVPPKDLTPQEREYYEKLRAIRSYDPRAHLQQIKF
- a CDS encoding glucose-1-phosphate adenylyltransferase encodes the protein MKRVLAIILGGGAGTRLYPLTKLRAKPAVPVAGKYRLIDIPVSNCINSEIFKIYVLTQFNSASLNRHIARAYNFSGFSDGFVEVLAAQQTPENPNWFQGTADAVRQYIWMLQEWDVDEFLILSGDHLYRMDYRLFVQRHRETNADITLSVIPIDGRRASDFGLMKIDSAGRVIDFSEKPKGEALAKMQVDTTVLGLTSEEARSQPYIASMGIYVFKKDVLIKLLRESLEKTDFGKEIIPDAAKDHNVQAYLFDGYWEDIGTIEAFYNANLALTQQPVPPFSFYDEEAPIYTRARYLPPSKLLDCDIKESMIGEGCILKNCRIQHSVLGVRSRVESGSIVEESLIMGSDFYQPSVERVCNLDKGDIPLGIGTDTIIRRAIIDKNARIGHNVRIINKDNVQEAEREKQGFYIRSGIVVVLKNAVIPDGTII
- a CDS encoding glycoside hydrolase family 13 protein, which encodes MQIHTPDWVKHAIFYQIFPDRFAKGNQFKPSLLSNPQWEDWDASPTLQGYKGGDLWGVLEKLDHIENLGVNAIYFTPIFQSGSNHRYHTHDYYQVDPLLGGNGAFRELLNEAHKRNIKIVLDGVFNHASRGIFFFHDILENGPNSPWVDWFKIQDWPLAPYTNDAPANYESWADIRSLPVFNHDHPDVREYIMQIAEYWIKFGIDGWRLDVPDEIKTPGFWQEFRERVKAINPDAYIVGEVWGDSRQWLDGTQFDGVMNYLFTGPTIAFTVGNRIELEMIEGRAYEAFPPLSAAEYAEKMRELLNLYPWEIQLTQLNLLASHDTARLISIAGGDITSVELATLLLLTFPGSPSIYYGDEVGLPGGLDPDCRRGFPIIDKWNLEILKTHKQLISLRHQYAALRIGDYQVIYADTTLYVFVRSWEDQELMIAINIGEDGVRASLDSYKPAKLLYGNGEVLWSGEKIEINIPARSGAIFG